A portion of the Calothrix sp. 336/3 genome contains these proteins:
- a CDS encoding S8 family serine peptidase, with the protein MKKKTVGILFAGLSTVCLSIPGMAARLDSSLDINGIDALKLQRPPYNLTGNKIAIGQVEIGRPGKFGWDKAVSKNRAVSITAVFLRNSPAKSNSGVDSHAFNVAGVMVSKDKAYPGVAPNAKLYSSAVGGIKTGQPEECLSAQHIALQNGGDVRAINFSFGEPLNRDPRPNAVLDGNALLTQCIDWSSRVHNVVYAIAGNQGKGGIPIPTDNYNGINVAFSSRRAGIFSKVDVSNLAASSPAMSQRLAGREINLGARRAIALLAPGNNIRMLNPDGKVNKVTGTSFAAPHVTSIVALLQEYGDRQLRAKKDKWTTDARRQEVMKAVLLNSADKIKDTGDGLRLGMTRTVIDKQNQDWLESDSYKDAKIPLHMQMGAGHLNAFRAYQQFSTGMSNPSLGEVPAIGWDYRTVNANSTVDYSLRQNLRQGSFISITLAWNRLVELNDKNQNGMYDAEESFRDRGLNNLDLYLVAEDGKGTTTACSSISEVDSVEHIFCPVPTTGKYKIRVQFHKQVNEPIQPYALAWWSVPAKSGNSNN; encoded by the coding sequence ATGAAAAAAAAGACGGTTGGGATACTTTTTGCCGGATTAAGTACTGTTTGCCTCAGCATACCAGGGATGGCGGCAAGATTGGATTCTTCTTTAGACATAAATGGTATTGATGCTTTAAAACTGCAAAGACCCCCTTATAATTTGACTGGTAATAAAATTGCCATCGGTCAAGTGGAAATTGGTCGTCCTGGTAAGTTTGGTTGGGATAAAGCTGTATCTAAAAATCGTGCAGTTTCTATCACAGCAGTATTTTTACGGAATAGTCCAGCAAAATCAAATAGTGGTGTAGATTCCCATGCTTTTAATGTGGCAGGGGTAATGGTGAGTAAGGATAAAGCTTACCCTGGTGTTGCTCCGAATGCGAAATTATATTCATCAGCAGTGGGGGGAATTAAAACCGGGCAACCGGAGGAATGTTTATCAGCACAGCATATTGCCTTGCAGAATGGGGGTGATGTGCGGGCAATTAATTTTAGTTTTGGTGAACCATTGAACCGCGATCCACGTCCCAATGCGGTGTTAGATGGTAATGCTTTATTAACTCAATGTATTGATTGGTCGAGTCGGGTACATAATGTGGTGTATGCGATCGCGGGTAATCAGGGCAAGGGTGGTATTCCCATTCCCACTGATAATTACAATGGAATTAATGTGGCATTTTCTTCCCGTCGGGCTGGTATTTTTAGTAAAGTCGATGTTTCTAATCTCGCAGCCAGTAGCCCAGCTATGAGTCAGCGACTTGCTGGTAGGGAAATTAACTTAGGTGCGCGTCGCGCGATCGCCCTCCTAGCTCCAGGAAATAACATTCGGATGCTGAATCCTGATGGTAAAGTCAATAAAGTTACAGGTACTAGTTTTGCCGCTCCCCATGTAACATCTATAGTGGCGTTGTTACAGGAATATGGAGATAGGCAATTACGGGCAAAGAAAGATAAATGGACTACTGATGCTCGTCGCCAAGAAGTGATGAAAGCTGTCTTGCTGAACTCAGCAGATAAAATTAAAGATACTGGCGATGGTTTACGTTTAGGGATGACACGCACAGTTATTGATAAACAAAATCAAGATTGGCTAGAATCTGACAGCTATAAAGATGCGAAAATTCCCCTACATATGCAGATGGGTGCAGGACATTTAAACGCTTTTCGTGCCTATCAACAATTTAGCACGGGGATGTCTAATCCTTCCCTAGGTGAGGTTCCAGCTATTGGTTGGGATTATCGCACAGTCAATGCTAATTCCACCGTTGATTATAGTTTAAGGCAAAATTTACGCCAAGGTAGCTTTATCTCCATTACCCTAGCCTGGAATCGTTTGGTAGAACTGAATGATAAAAACCAAAATGGGATGTATGACGCTGAAGAAAGCTTCCGCGATCGCGGTTTAAACAACCTGGATTTGTATTTAGTTGCAGAAGATGGCAAAGGTACAACTACTGCTTGTAGTTCTATCAGTGAAGTTGACAGTGTAGAACACATTTTCTGTCCTGTTCCTACCACGGGTAAATACAAAATCCGCGTACAATTCCATAAACAAG
- the rpe gene encoding ribulose-phosphate 3-epimerase, producing the protein MTQTLSQKQIVVAPSILSADFSRLGDEIRAVDAAGADWIHVDVMDGRFVPNITIGPLVVEAIRPVTQKPLDVHLMIVEPERYVADFAKAGADIISVHCEHNASPHLHRTLCQIKELGKQAGVVLNPSTPLNFIEHVLEVCDLILIMSVNPGFGGQSFIPAVVPKIRKLRQMCDERGLNPWIEVDGGLKANNTWQVLEAGANAIVAGSAVFNAPDYAEAVTAIRNSKRPAPELAKV; encoded by the coding sequence ATGACCCAAACGTTATCTCAAAAGCAGATTGTAGTCGCTCCATCTATCCTCTCAGCCGATTTTAGCCGTCTAGGAGACGAAATCCGGGCAGTAGATGCTGCCGGTGCTGACTGGATTCACGTTGATGTAATGGATGGTCGCTTTGTACCTAATATTACAATAGGTCCTCTGGTCGTGGAGGCAATTCGTCCAGTGACTCAGAAACCTTTGGATGTTCACTTAATGATTGTAGAACCCGAAAGGTATGTGGCTGATTTCGCCAAAGCTGGAGCGGATATCATTTCTGTACATTGCGAGCATAATGCTTCCCCCCACTTGCATCGGACTCTTTGTCAAATCAAAGAATTAGGTAAGCAAGCTGGTGTTGTACTCAATCCTTCTACTCCCCTGAATTTCATTGAGCACGTATTGGAAGTATGTGACTTAATCTTGATTATGAGTGTAAACCCCGGCTTTGGTGGTCAGAGCTTCATTCCCGCAGTAGTACCAAAAATTCGTAAACTTCGCCAGATGTGTGATGAACGTGGTTTAAATCCCTGGATTGAAGTTGATGGTGGATTGAAAGCAAATAATACCTGGCAGGTGTTAGAAGCCGGTGCAAATGCCATCGTTGCCGGTTCTGCTGTGTTCAATGCTCCCGATTATGCAGAAGCTGTGACTGCAATTCGTAATAGCAAGCGTCCGGCACCAGAGTTAGCAAAAGTTTAA